A DNA window from Acinetobacter sp. 10FS3-1 contains the following coding sequences:
- the yjgA gene encoding ribosome biogenesis factor YjgA — translation MARRPHSFTEEDFESLEGRASKTEQKKAVQRMAALGAQLAELSVKQIKNLPVEERLIDALLDVQSIGSNEARRRQFQRIGKLLRNEDESIILSYLTPKQGLKKTAQLQRWVERMIKDGDPVINDFSKTYNAAERHTIRQHVLRIHRDLKAQADEATLAESKQKLFNYVQQVALISDN, via the coding sequence GTGGCACGTCGACCGCACAGTTTTACTGAAGAAGACTTTGAATCTTTAGAAGGACGTGCAAGTAAAACTGAACAGAAAAAAGCCGTCCAGCGGATGGCTGCTTTGGGCGCACAGCTGGCTGAGCTCAGTGTAAAGCAGATCAAAAATCTGCCTGTAGAAGAGCGTCTGATTGATGCCTTGCTGGATGTACAGAGCATCGGCTCCAATGAGGCACGCCGTCGCCAGTTTCAACGGATTGGCAAACTGCTGCGTAATGAAGATGAAAGCATAATTTTGTCTTATTTAACCCCAAAACAGGGTTTAAAGAAGACCGCTCAGCTGCAACGCTGGGTCGAACGCATGATCAAAGATGGTGATCCGGTCATTAATGACTTTAGCAAAACTTATAATGCAGCAGAGCGTCATACCATTCGCCAGCATGTTTTGCGGATTCACCGCGATTTGAAAGCTCAGGCTGATGAAGCGACTCTAGCCGAGTCAAAGCAGAAGCTATTCAACTATGTGCAGCAGGTGGCATTGATCTCGGATAACTAG
- a CDS encoding HPr family phosphocarrier protein, producing the protein MIDTTVDVINKLGLHARASGKLIEVTTKFRSSIQIGKANKLVDAKNIMSLLMLGAGKGTTLRLVIEGADEDMALSEIQALFAAKFYEAD; encoded by the coding sequence ATGATTGATACGACTGTTGACGTGATTAATAAACTGGGTTTACATGCGCGTGCATCTGGTAAACTGATTGAAGTAACGACCAAGTTTCGTTCCAGTATCCAGATTGGAAAGGCGAACAAACTGGTAGATGCGAAAAATATCATGTCCCTGTTGATGCTCGGTGCAGGCAAGGGAACCACTTTACGCTTGGTGATTGAAGGCGCAGATGAGGACATGGCCTTATCTGAAATTCAGGCACTTTTTGCAGCAAAATTTTATGAGGCAGATTAA